CAAAATGTTTTCCAGAATCATTCGGTTTTCAATGCTAATTTAACTGAAGAAGCTTCGGAAGAAAATGACCTTAAAATAAATAAAGCTATAGAAACGGCAATTCTTCAAAAAGGACCTGTTCACATTAATGCACCTTTTGAAGAGCCTCTTTATGAAACCACAGACACACTTTCAGTTGAACCAAAAATCACACGTGCTGATGAAATCATTGAAAAAAAAGCAATTGAAAATGTAGCAGATTTTGTTTCAATTTGGAATTCAGCTAAGCGAAAACTGGTTTTAGTTGGTGTAAATGAAGGAGATTCTATTGATCCAAAAACAATTGAAAACCTAGCTAATGACCCATCAATTGTTGTGCTGACTGAAACTACTTCTAATTTGCATCATCCCAATTTTATTAATAGTATAGACACCTTAATTACTCCTTTTGATGATTCAGACTTTAAGGAATTTGAACCTGAAATTTTAATAACCTTTGGAGGAATGGTAGTTTCCAAGCGTATTAAAGGCTTTCTAAGAAAATACAAACCACAGCATCACTGGCACATTGATACGCTGCGTGCTTATGACACATTCAATGCACTGACCAAACATTTTGTAATGCAGCCAAATGATTTTTTTAATGATTTATTGCCTAAAACTATTTTTACAGAAAGTGATTATTTTGAGCAAATTAATCAGGTCTATCAGCTCCGAAAAATTAAAAGGAAAAAGTATTTAGAAAAAGTACCATTTTCAGATTTTAAAGTATTCAAAGAAATAATCGAATCTTTGCCCAAAAGTACTCAGTTACAGATTAGTAATAGTTCGGCTATTCGATATGCACAATTAATTGATATTGATTCTTCTATCGAGGTTTTTTGCAACAGAGGCACGAGTGGTATCGATGGAAGTACCTCCACAGCAATTGGCGCTGCTGTCGCGAGTCAAAAACAAACCATTTTTATTACCGGCGATATAAGCTTTTTATACGACAGCAACGCTTTGTGGAATGCATATATTCCTAAAAATTTCAAAATCATTTTGATTAATAATGGAGGAGGAGGAATTTTCAGGATTTTGCCGGGGCATCAAGAAAAACCTGTTTTTAATACTTATTTTGAAACTTCACACCATTTAACAGCAGAGCATCTGGCAAAAATGTATCACATGAATTATTTTACGGCAGCTGATACCGATTCATTAGACAAAAACATCATATCTTTTTATGAAACCAATGACGCTCCTGCTATTTTAGAAATATTTACGCCTACTGCTGAAAATGATGTTGTTTTGAAACAATATTTTAAAGAGTTGATTTAAGAAATAATATACAATAATAAAAAAAGCGACAATTTAGGCGCTTTTTTTGACTATTTTATCTAATTGGAATTGGAAAAACAGGGAGGCTTGAATGACCTAAGGCATCAACTGTTTGTACAGCAAAGAAATAGTTGTCTTTAGAGTATGGAATTTCAGCTTTAGTATCTTTTGTAAAAAAAGTCTTTTCCCAATGAGAAGATGAAGTTTCCCTCATCAAAATTTGGTATCCGAATTGTGGTTTATCTTCTGGAGCATTCCAGATTAAAGTAGATGAATTAGAAAGGTTTTTAACTTCAATTCCAACATTTACAGGAGCTTTTGGAGACCAGGCCAGATTAGCTAAAACAGCTAGGTTTGCACATGTATTTTTTCTCAAATAATCGAAATCCATAAATTCAGGAAGATCGCCAAATTTAGTATTGTTTTCTGTTCTCAAATCCTGATGCTGATGATCAAAGTTTTCATTCATTTCACAAAAACGAACCGCAGTAAAACCATTTTGACTAAATGGAGTATGATCACCACCGCGTAAAAAACGATCATTTCTATACACTAATTTTACAGAAAGCTGATCAACATATTGTTCTGTTACTGTTTTAATATAACGGGCTAATAATCTTGAAGGACTGTCATTATCACGATTAGTTGCTTTACGCATTTTAGCTTCTTCTTCAGTTTCTAAAAACGGAATAGTTTCACTAAACACCCTGACTTGTGTATTGTCTCTTAAATTAGTTTCGCTAGATAGACTGTTGCCAATCATGTCATTATTTAACATAGCAATAATATTCCAGTTAGATGCTTTTGCTAACTCTGCCAGATGTCTGGATCCATACAATCCTTGTTCTTCACCTGTTACAGCTACAAAAATGATCGTAGCAGAAAAAGATCTTTTACTCATTATTTTTGCGAGCTCCATTACAGCAGCAACTCCTGAACCATCATCATTTGCACCAGGTGCATCAGATGTTACATTCATTACATCAGAAACACGTGAATCAAGATGTCCGCTAATAATAAGTACACGATTATCATTAGGATTTGTTCCTTTTAGAGTTGCCATTACATTCCCCAGCTGACTGTCGGTTATAATTCGTTTTCCATCTGCTTTGACCGTAAAATAGTCTATTGTCGAAGTAAGTCTTCCGCCAGATTCTAAGGCATATTTATCAAACTCAGATTTTACCCATTGTTGTGCAGCGCCAATCCCTTTTGTTTTGCTTTTAGTATCACTTAAAGTATGTCGGGTTCCAAAAGTGACTAATTTTCGAATAGTTGCTTCCAAATTTTGAGTCTTAACTTCAGAAATCATTTTTTTTATCTCCGAATCTTCAGCAACCTGAGAAATAGCTATTTGATAAAAAGACAAAAAGATAAAAACGAAATAAAAGATATTTTTTTTCATTTGATGGGAGAATTATTTAATGTTCTCAAATTTAATTATAATAAAAGAGGCTCGTTCACTTTTTATAAAAATATTTTTCGCTGTACTCACTTTCAAACTTCGTACATTTGCATTTTAAAACTTAGCTGAGTCAGCTTAGAACTTCAGAATATGATTGAAATAGGAAAATACAATACACTTACCATATTACGTGATACAAAAGTGGGTTTGTTTTTAGGAAATCCTGAAAAA
The Flavobacterium flavigenum genome window above contains:
- a CDS encoding M28 family metallopeptidase, producing MKKNIFYFVFIFLSFYQIAISQVAEDSEIKKMISEVKTQNLEATIRKLVTFGTRHTLSDTKSKTKGIGAAQQWVKSEFDKYALESGGRLTSTIDYFTVKADGKRIITDSQLGNVMATLKGTNPNDNRVLIISGHLDSRVSDVMNVTSDAPGANDDGSGVAAVMELAKIMSKRSFSATIIFVAVTGEEQGLYGSRHLAELAKASNWNIIAMLNNDMIGNSLSSETNLRDNTQVRVFSETIPFLETEEEAKMRKATNRDNDSPSRLLARYIKTVTEQYVDQLSVKLVYRNDRFLRGGDHTPFSQNGFTAVRFCEMNENFDHQHQDLRTENNTKFGDLPEFMDFDYLRKNTCANLAVLANLAWSPKAPVNVGIEVKNLSNSSTLIWNAPEDKPQFGYQILMRETSSSHWEKTFFTKDTKAEIPYSKDNYFFAVQTVDALGHSSLPVFPIPIR
- the menD gene encoding 2-succinyl-5-enolpyruvyl-6-hydroxy-3-cyclohexene-1-carboxylic-acid synthase, producing the protein MIYPKIPLAQSIIEICSAKGIHNIIISPGSRNAPLTIGFAQNPNFKCYSIADERCAAFFALGIAQQTKKPTVVVCTSGSALLNYYPAVAEAFYSQIPLIVISADRPQNKIDIGDGQTIRQQNVFQNHSVFNANLTEEASEENDLKINKAIETAILQKGPVHINAPFEEPLYETTDTLSVEPKITRADEIIEKKAIENVADFVSIWNSAKRKLVLVGVNEGDSIDPKTIENLANDPSIVVLTETTSNLHHPNFINSIDTLITPFDDSDFKEFEPEILITFGGMVVSKRIKGFLRKYKPQHHWHIDTLRAYDTFNALTKHFVMQPNDFFNDLLPKTIFTESDYFEQINQVYQLRKIKRKKYLEKVPFSDFKVFKEIIESLPKSTQLQISNSSAIRYAQLIDIDSSIEVFCNRGTSGIDGSTSTAIGAAVASQKQTIFITGDISFLYDSNALWNAYIPKNFKIILINNGGGGIFRILPGHQEKPVFNTYFETSHHLTAEHLAKMYHMNYFTAADTDSLDKNIISFYETNDAPAILEIFTPTAENDVVLKQYFKELI